The following are from one region of the Paenibacillus sp. KS-LC4 genome:
- a CDS encoding 3-hydroxyacyl-CoA dehydrogenase NAD-binding domain-containing protein: MSIKKVGVVGAGTMGQGIAEMLASKGLDVHLIEISEERLTYGRQMIELSLDKQIEKWALTQAEKKLIMNRIHMTLSYDALAECELVIETITEDLESKKAVISQIDDICGAEIILASNTSTLSLTELASASAHPERVIGLHFIYPVLKIDLVEIVRGLKTSEDTFASTKHFVEEIIHKKGVMVFESPGFVTSRLICLFINEALHVLEEGVASAEDIDSAMRVGYSFQHGPFEMADRFGLDSVLAALDRMFREYGELKYRPSIVLKKMVRAGQLGAKTGVGFFKYDKEGDRI, encoded by the coding sequence ATGTCTATTAAAAAAGTTGGCGTAGTTGGAGCAGGTACAATGGGCCAGGGCATTGCCGAAATGTTGGCCTCGAAAGGGCTGGACGTTCATTTAATCGAGATTTCGGAAGAAAGATTGACATATGGCAGGCAAATGATTGAGCTTAGTCTGGATAAGCAAATTGAGAAATGGGCTTTGACGCAGGCCGAGAAGAAATTGATTATGAATCGTATTCATATGACCCTGTCTTATGATGCGCTGGCTGAATGCGAGCTGGTCATTGAGACGATTACGGAGGATTTGGAAAGCAAGAAGGCTGTCATTAGCCAAATTGATGACATTTGCGGCGCTGAAATTATTTTGGCGAGCAATACGTCCACACTTAGCTTGACGGAGCTTGCTAGCGCCTCTGCACATCCGGAGCGGGTTATCGGGCTTCATTTCATCTATCCGGTACTCAAAATCGATTTGGTGGAAATTGTCCGTGGTCTTAAAACGAGCGAAGATACCTTCGCAAGCACCAAGCATTTCGTTGAAGAAATTATTCATAAAAAAGGCGTCATGGTATTTGAATCCCCTGGATTCGTAACCTCCCGCCTTATTTGCTTGTTCATAAACGAAGCTCTGCACGTATTGGAGGAAGGCGTCGCTTCTGCTGAAGACATCGACAGCGCGATGCGTGTCGGCTATTCCTTCCAGCATGGTCCTTTCGAAATGGCGGATCGCTTTGGCCTCGATTCCGTCCTTGCGGCACTGGACCGGATGTTCCGTGAATATGGCGAGCTTAAATATCGTCCTTCCATCGTATTGAAAAAAATGGTGCGTGCTGGTCAACTGGGAGCAAAAACGGGCGTTGGCTTCTTCAAATATGACAAGGAAGGAGATCGGATCTAA
- a CDS encoding AAA family ATPase has product MRKYSIEMAIGFVPVLIAFLIFVNVNLMPFVLLVLIAAAVAYLATGRGKLAHASGTKRRKVSDSIPFSFEQIGGQERAKQELIEALDFLVRHEELSKLGIRPLKGILLTGPPGTGKTLMAKAAAQYTDSIYLAASGSEFVEMYVGVGAGRIRDLFKEARTKAKKAGKENAVIFIDEIEVIGGKRDGGQHREYDQTLNQLLTEMDGIHADTAPRLLIIAATNRKEMLDSALLRPGRFDRHIGVELPDKKARLQILNIHAANKPLADTVELGKIAAESFGFSGAQLESVMNEGAIYAMREQSEVIDEQHLAMAIDKVMMGEKTDREATKEERERVALHELGHAISAELLRPGSVSQVALSPRGQALGYVRHNPEQDRYLYTRDFLNGQIMIALGGAAAEEIFYGNRSTGSRGDFDQAMNIVRTLVESGLTELGIIHPEMMTPDAWAKINRSILDDLMGKTIAMLATKRQVFLDALDVLIREETLSGAEFRELLKKLSHSAS; this is encoded by the coding sequence ATGCGTAAATACAGCATCGAGATGGCGATTGGCTTTGTCCCGGTATTGATTGCTTTTCTTATATTTGTAAATGTGAATTTAATGCCTTTCGTACTGCTTGTGCTGATCGCCGCTGCTGTCGCGTATTTAGCGACGGGCAGAGGAAAGCTCGCGCATGCTTCCGGAACGAAGCGGCGGAAGGTGTCTGACAGCATACCCTTCTCCTTTGAGCAAATCGGCGGACAGGAGCGTGCCAAGCAGGAGTTGATCGAGGCGCTTGATTTTCTCGTCCGTCATGAGGAACTGAGCAAGCTTGGCATTCGGCCCTTGAAGGGGATTTTGCTTACGGGACCGCCGGGAACCGGGAAGACGCTAATGGCGAAAGCCGCAGCTCAATATACCGATTCGATTTATCTGGCTGCCTCCGGCAGTGAATTTGTAGAAATGTACGTCGGCGTTGGCGCTGGCCGGATACGCGATTTATTCAAAGAAGCCCGGACGAAGGCGAAAAAAGCGGGTAAGGAAAACGCCGTTATTTTTATTGATGAGATCGAGGTAATCGGGGGCAAACGCGACGGCGGGCAGCATCGAGAATATGATCAAACGCTCAATCAGCTGCTCACGGAAATGGACGGTATTCATGCCGATACAGCGCCGCGGCTGCTCATTATTGCAGCAACGAACCGGAAAGAAATGCTCGACAGCGCCCTGCTTAGGCCCGGTCGGTTCGACCGCCATATTGGGGTAGAACTGCCAGACAAAAAAGCGCGCCTTCAAATATTGAATATCCATGCGGCTAATAAACCGCTTGCCGATACGGTGGAGCTTGGGAAGATAGCGGCCGAGTCATTTGGCTTTTCCGGTGCGCAGCTTGAGAGCGTCATGAACGAAGGTGCGATTTACGCGATGCGGGAGCAAAGCGAGGTCATTGATGAGCAGCATCTGGCTATGGCGATTGACAAGGTGATGATGGGCGAGAAGACGGACCGCGAGGCGACGAAGGAGGAGCGCGAGCGTGTGGCGCTGCATGAGCTAGGCCATGCGATTTCAGCAGAGCTGCTCCGCCCGGGCAGCGTATCTCAGGTTGCTTTGTCACCACGAGGACAAGCTTTAGGCTACGTACGCCATAATCCTGAGCAGGACCGTTACTTGTACACAAGGGATTTTCTAAATGGGCAAATTATGATTGCGCTTGGCGGGGCGGCGGCTGAGGAAATCTTCTACGGCAATCGCAGCACAGGGTCGCGTGGCGACTTTGACCAGGCGATGAACATTGTCCGCACACTTGTTGAGTCGGGCTTAACGGAGCTAGGCATTATTCATCCCGAAATGATGACGCCTGATGCGTGGGCGAAAATTAATCGCTCCATCCTTGACGATTTAATGGGCAAGACGATTGCAATGCTGGCAACTAAGCGCCAGGTTTTTCTGGACGCGCTAGATGTCCTGATTCGTGAAGAAACACTCAGCGGCGCTGAGTTTCGTGAATTGCTTAAGAAGTTGTCACATAGCGCATCATAA